A single region of the Brachypodium distachyon strain Bd21 chromosome 3, Brachypodium_distachyon_v3.0, whole genome shotgun sequence genome encodes:
- the LOC100825018 gene encoding pentatricopeptide repeat-containing protein At5g65560, translating into MPLPIPIPRILAAISAAAASPADLRRLSHLLLPPCTPLPPLRCLNAFLMALARHRMLADMESFASRMPARNLRTYTTLINAYCLAGDLPASKRHLSSLLRAGFAPDSHAYTSFVVGYCRAGLLAHACRLFVLMPLRGCVRTAFTYTALLHGLCGAGMVREAMSVFAGMQADGCAPDPHVYATMVHGLCGAGRTREAETLLSDAMAEGFEPNVVVYNALIDGYCNVGDLELAVDVFERMDVNGCSPNVRTYTELISGFCKSRKLDRAMMLFSRMVDAGLVPNVVTYTALIQGQCSDGQLDCAYRLLQSMENSGLVPNEWTCSVLIDALCKHERVGEAQLLLGSLIQKGIKVNEIVYTSLIDGLCKAGRFAAADRLMQTLVSQGFVPDAHTYSSLIDGLCRQKELSEAMLVLDDMMEKGVQPSPVTYTIIIDELVREVGADGSKKILDKMIAAGIKPDVFTYTIFVRSYCHEGRMEDAEHMMLHMVDHGVCPNLVTYNALICGYANLGLTSQAFSTFKHMVANGCKPNEESYTVLLRLLIKKESSNNIPANSVSIWKIAEMKYLHGLLEEMVKLQLPSEIDIYNCFLTSLCRVDRLDEAKILLIEMQSANLTPSEDVYTSIIACCCRLKMLTEALTFVDSMVKSGYIPQLESYRHIISSLCEEGSIQTAKQVFGDMLSKEYNYEEIAWRILIDGLLQKGYVAECSSLLSVMEEKNYRPSDALYARLTGKITDANDIQEIAR; encoded by the coding sequence ATGCCCCTGCCCATTCCGATCCCCCGCATCCTCGCGGCCAtttccgctgccgccgcctcgccggcggacctccgccgcctctcccaCCTCCTCCTGCCCCCCTGCACCCCACTCCCCCCGCTCCGCTGCCTCAACGCCTTCCTCATGGCCCTCGCCCGCCACCGCATGCTCGCGGACATGGAGTCCTTCGCGTCCCGCATGCCTGCGCGCAACCTCCGCACGTACACCACCCTCATAAACGCCTActgcctcgccggcgacctcCCCGCCTCCAAGCGGCATctttcctccctcctccgtgCGGGCTTCGCGCCGGACTCCCACGCTTACACCTCCTTCGTCGTCGGGTATTGCCGCGCGGGGCTGCTCGCGCATGCCTGCCGGCTGTTTGTGCTAATGCCGCTCCGGGGATGCGTGCGCACCGCGTTCACCTACACGGCGCTGCTCCATGGGCTGTGTGGCGCTGGGATGGTGCGCGAGGCTATGTCAGTGTTTGCTGGGATGCAGGCGGATGGGTGCGCCCCTGATCCGCACGTGTACGCCACGATGGTGCATGGGCTGTGTGGGGCGGGGCGAACTCGTGAGGCAGAGACTCTTCTTTCAGATGCAATGGCGGAGGGATTTGAGCCGAATGTGGTAGTCTACAATGCGCTGATTGATGGATATTGCAATGTTGGGGACTTGGAGCTCGCCGTTGATGTTTTTGAGCGGATGGATGTTAACGGGTGCTCACCAAATGTGCGGACGTACACTGAGCTCATATCTGGGTTCTGCAAATCACGGAAGTTGGATAGAGCCATGATGCTGTTCAGCCGGATGGTTGACGCTGGTTTGGTGCCAAATGTAGTAACATACACGGCCTTAATTCAGGGACAGTGCAGTGACGGGCAGTTGGATTGTGCTTATAGGCTGCTCCAATCGATGGAGAATAGTGGGCTGGTTCCTAATGAGTGGACTTGCTCGGTGTTGATTGATGCTCTGTGCAAACATGAAAGAGTAGGGGAAGCTCAGTTGCTTCTTGGTTCTCTTATCCAGAAGGGAATTAAGGTGAATGAGATTGTCTACACAAGCTTGATAGATGGATTATGCAAGGCAGGAAggtttgctgctgctgacaGGTTGATGCAGACATTGGTTTCACAGGGGTTTGTGCCAGATGCCCACACATACAGTTCACTGATTGATGGATTATGCAGACAGAAGGAGTTATCAGAAGCGATGTTGGTATTGGATGATATGATGGAGAAAGGAGTACAGCCCAGTCCTGTCACATATACCATTATAATTGATGAACTTGTTAGGGAGGTGGGAGCTGATGGTTCAAAGAAGATACTTGATAAGATGATTGCAGCAGGCATTAAGCCTGATGTTTTCACCTACACAATATTTGTTCGCTCCTATTGTCACGAGGGGAGGATGGAAGATGCTGAACACATGATGCTTCATATGGTCGATCATGGCGTTTGCCCAAATTTAGTGACGTACAACGCTTTGATTTGTGGGTATGCAAATTTAGGACTAACCAGTCAAGCATTTTCAACTTTCAAGCACATGGTTGCTAATGGATGCAAGCCAAATGAGGAGTCCTACACAGTTCTGCTTAGACTATTGATAAAGAAGGAATCCTCTAACAACATCCCTGCCAACTCTGTGAGTATATGGAAAATAGCAGAAATGAAATATCTGCACGGGCTTTTGGAGGAGATGGTTAAGCTTCAGTTGCCTTCAGAGATCGATATTTACAACTGTTTTCTCACATCTTTATGCCGAGTTGACAGATTGGACGAAGCCAAAATTTTGCTCATTGAGATGCAAAGTGCTAACTTGACCCCCAGCGAGGATGTATATACTTCAATTATAGCGTGTTGTTGCAGATTAAAAATGCTAACAGAAGCGTTGACATTTGTTGATTCAATGGTCAAAAGTGGTTACATACCACAATTAGAATCTTATAGGCATATTATTTCTTCTCTTTGTGAGGAAGGAAGTATTCAGACTGCTAAACAAGTATTTGGTGACATGTTGTCAAAGGAATACAACTACGAGGAAATTGCCTGGAGGATTCTGATTGATGGTTTGTTACAGAAGGGCTATGTTGCTGAGTGCTCAAGTCTGCTCTCAGTGatggaggaaaaaaattatCGCCCAAGTGACGCATTGTATGCTAGGCTTACAGGTAAAATAACAGATGCAAATGATATTCAGGAAATTGCTAGATAA